A window of the Butyricimonas virosa genome harbors these coding sequences:
- a CDS encoding DUF5686 and carboxypeptidase-like regulatory domain-containing protein — MKYLKLCFVLLLLAWVSVVEAQTTKVRGKVVDAETGEPMPLVSIVFVGTTIGVTTDFDGNYDIETREDVSEIMASFVSYERQTVAVKKGAFNTIDFKLVPIVTHLDEVKVKPGENPAHAILRNISKNKKRNNPAEKDSYSYTTYTKMELDIANMKPEFKNKKLQKNFGFIFQYMDTSAITGKAYLPVMISEASADYYYRRSPKLSREIVKASRISGIEEDYSLAQFTGHLHVNVNLYDNYINIFEVNFASPLSEHGLMYYKYFLVDSVQKEGRKIYKIRFHPKGKSTPVFDGEVNIDSTTWALESARLRMAKGLNVNWIRDLAIENTNELINDSTWFLKQDKILADFTVQMKDSSKLISFMGHRQIDYSNVKVNEDIPTEIQKLDNDVIINKDVLQNDENYWQSVRPYELSEKEQNIYNMVDSIKNVPLYKNVYDIIQTALLGYYNTKYIGFGPYYKLMSFNKLEGCRFQLGVKTTSDFSKHVRLTGYGAYSTKDGEFKGGGTVEYIFNNQPTSKFTISGRHDVLQLGASENAFTTGNILSSIFSRGNNDKLTLINSFDVRYEKEWRQGFSNSFTLEYRQMFPTKYVDFVRPNGEIVDQIHTTQFRLGTRLSRNEIVVRQTFDKVSMGSDFPIVGIDLVAGLKDILNGDYEYYRLELSVKHDFNIAPLGYSDIMLSGGKIFNKVPYPLLKLHEGNATYFYDPYAFSCMNFYEFASDLWGAVFWEHHFKGFFLSKIPLMKRLKWREVATVKALWGTLSDKNNGSLPNTDAIFRFPEGMSSVSKPYIEAGVGIENIFRLIRVDAIWRLTHRGDRSGQDVDNFAINFSLHLNF; from the coding sequence ATGAAATATTTGAAGTTGTGTTTTGTCTTACTATTATTGGCGTGGGTGTCTGTTGTAGAGGCACAGACGACGAAGGTTAGGGGAAAAGTAGTAGATGCAGAAACGGGGGAGCCGATGCCATTGGTAAGTATCGTATTTGTGGGTACTACGATTGGTGTAACGACTGATTTTGACGGGAATTATGATATCGAGACTCGTGAGGATGTCAGCGAAATCATGGCATCTTTTGTCTCTTATGAGCGTCAGACAGTGGCGGTCAAGAAGGGTGCTTTTAACACGATCGATTTTAAACTGGTACCAATCGTGACTCATTTGGACGAGGTGAAGGTAAAACCCGGAGAGAATCCGGCTCACGCGATCTTGCGGAATATTTCAAAGAATAAGAAGAGAAATAACCCGGCAGAAAAGGATTCGTATAGTTACACCACCTATACTAAGATGGAACTGGATATTGCGAACATGAAACCGGAGTTTAAGAATAAAAAATTACAGAAGAATTTCGGTTTTATTTTCCAGTATATGGACACTTCGGCCATCACGGGAAAGGCTTATCTACCGGTGATGATCTCAGAGGCTTCGGCAGATTACTATTATCGCCGTTCCCCGAAATTATCAAGGGAGATCGTGAAAGCCAGTCGGATTTCGGGTATCGAGGAGGATTACAGTCTGGCCCAGTTCACGGGGCATCTGCATGTGAATGTCAACTTGTATGATAATTACATTAATATATTCGAGGTGAATTTCGCCAGCCCGTTGAGCGAACACGGGTTGATGTATTACAAGTATTTTCTGGTGGATAGTGTTCAGAAGGAGGGGCGAAAGATATACAAGATCCGTTTTCACCCTAAAGGGAAGTCAACACCGGTATTTGACGGGGAGGTAAATATAGACTCCACGACATGGGCGTTGGAATCTGCCCGGTTGAGAATGGCGAAAGGGTTGAACGTGAACTGGATTCGGGATCTGGCCATCGAGAACACGAACGAGTTGATAAACGATTCCACCTGGTTTTTGAAACAGGATAAAATATTGGCCGATTTTACCGTGCAGATGAAGGACTCGTCCAAGTTAATCTCGTTTATGGGGCACCGCCAGATTGACTATTCGAATGTGAAGGTGAACGAGGATATTCCTACCGAGATTCAGAAACTGGATAATGATGTGATCATTAATAAGGATGTGCTTCAAAATGACGAAAATTACTGGCAATCTGTGCGTCCTTATGAGTTAAGTGAGAAGGAACAGAATATATATAATATGGTGGACTCGATAAAGAATGTCCCGCTATATAAAAATGTATATGACATAATACAGACTGCCTTGCTTGGATACTATAACACGAAGTATATTGGTTTCGGGCCTTATTATAAATTGATGAGTTTTAATAAGCTGGAGGGATGTCGTTTCCAGTTGGGAGTCAAAACTACGAGTGATTTTAGCAAGCATGTACGGCTTACCGGATACGGGGCGTATAGCACGAAAGATGGTGAATTTAAAGGAGGCGGAACCGTTGAATATATTTTTAATAATCAACCGACGTCGAAGTTCACGATTAGTGGTCGGCATGATGTGTTACAGTTGGGAGCCAGCGAGAATGCTTTTACCACGGGTAATATATTAAGTTCAATATTTTCTAGGGGTAATAATGATAAACTGACGTTAATTAATTCATTTGACGTGCGTTATGAGAAAGAGTGGCGGCAAGGATTTTCGAATTCCTTTACTTTGGAATACCGTCAGATGTTTCCCACGAAATATGTCGATTTTGTTCGCCCGAACGGGGAGATCGTGGATCAGATTCATACAACTCAGTTCCGTTTGGGAACACGTTTGTCGAGGAATGAGATTGTTGTGCGACAGACCTTTGATAAAGTTTCTATGGGGTCGGATTTCCCGATCGTGGGAATTGACTTGGTAGCCGGGTTGAAGGATATATTGAACGGGGATTACGAGTATTACCGTCTGGAATTGTCCGTGAAACATGATTTCAATATAGCTCCGTTAGGGTACAGTGATATCATGTTATCTGGGGGAAAGATATTTAACAAGGTTCCTTACCCGTTGTTGAAGCTACATGAGGGGAATGCTACCTATTTTTATGATCCTTACGCTTTCTCTTGTATGAATTTCTACGAGTTTGCGTCCGATCTATGGGGAGCCGTGTTCTGGGAACATCATTTTAAAGGATTTTTCTTGAGTAAAATTCCGTTGATGAAACGACTGAAATGGCGAGAGGTGGCAACCGTGAAGGCCTTGTGGGGTACGTTGTCGGATAAGAATAACGGTAGTTTGCCTAACACGGATGCTATTTTCCGGTTTCCGGAGGGCATGTCTTCTGTGTCAAAACCTTATATAGAAGCCGGTGTCGGGATCGAGAATATTTTCCGTCTTATCCGAGTGGATGCTATCTGGCGGTTAACGCATCGTGGGGATCGTTCGGGGCAGGATGTGGATAATTTTGCTATTAATTTCTCGTTACACCTAAATTTCTGA
- the lptB gene encoding LPS export ABC transporter ATP-binding protein, which translates to MKLRAEDLVKKYKSRTVVKGVSVNVEQGEIVGLLGPNGAGKTTSFYMIVGLIKPNGGRIFLDDTEITTEPVYRRAQLGVGYLAQEASVFRQLSVEDNIRAVLEMSNLPKDYQRHRLEEMLDEFGLQHIRKSKGIQLSGGERRRTEIARALSIAPKFILLDEPFAGVDPIAVEDIQSIVIKLKEKNIGILITDHNVQETLCITDRAYLLYDGRILQSGSAEDLANDPEVRRVYLGKNFELRRKK; encoded by the coding sequence ATGAAATTAAGAGCTGAGGACTTAGTAAAAAAATACAAGAGCCGTACGGTGGTAAAAGGAGTTTCCGTGAACGTGGAACAAGGGGAGATCGTCGGGTTATTGGGACCGAACGGGGCTGGGAAAACCACGTCATTTTATATGATTGTGGGATTGATTAAACCGAATGGGGGACGTATTTTCTTGGATGACACGGAGATCACGACAGAACCCGTGTATCGTCGTGCCCAGCTTGGCGTGGGGTATCTTGCCCAGGAAGCTTCAGTGTTCCGGCAGTTGAGCGTGGAGGATAATATTAGGGCTGTTTTGGAAATGAGTAATTTACCGAAGGATTACCAGCGTCACCGTTTGGAGGAGATGCTGGATGAGTTCGGTTTACAACATATTCGCAAGAGTAAGGGAATTCAATTATCGGGAGGTGAGCGTCGGCGTACGGAGATTGCGCGGGCTTTGTCGATTGCCCCGAAATTTATCCTGTTGGATGAACCTTTTGCCGGCGTGGACCCGATTGCCGTGGAGGATATTCAGAGTATCGTGATCAAGTTAAAAGAGAAAAATATCGGGATTCTGATTACGGACCACAACGTTCAGGAGACTTTGTGTATTACAGACCGGGCTTATCTGTTGTATGACGGGCGAATTTTACAATCCGGTTCTGCGGAGGATTTGGCTAATGATCCGGAAGTTAGAAGGGTTTACCTGGGGAAAAATTTTGAATTACGCAGGAAAAAATAA
- the tig gene encoding trigger factor, with amino-acid sequence MNVTKNQIDDLNATIKIQLDKDDYATCVSDALKDYQKKAVIDGFRKGKTPFGIIKKMYGKAVLIEEINKLIGESLSNYIQENDLNILGEPLPSETEQKELNLDEESFEFVYDIALSPAMNVKLSKREKVPYYIIKVDDEMIDKQIESICKSNGELTPVDMIEGSEYVKGELIELGEDGKPKEGGIHVEDASLSVEHMKDEEQVKVFTGKQAGNEVIFNPSKAYPNKTDYAALLQISKEEAEHVTSDFCFIISEIKRYVEAEVNQALFDKVYGEGNVKSVEEFRARVKEDLAKQFKAHSEYRLTVDARDKMLKKNEDVVLPEAFLKRWMLATNKELTQEAVDKDFDSYRDEFKWQLIKGDMIKENNIKVEDEDMKVVGREVAAAQLQQYGLYGLSDEQLDGFAVRLLENEKQRASLYDRALENKIFSVIKEGVKLEEQEISMEDFGKLFEK; translated from the coding sequence ATGAATGTAACAAAGAACCAAATCGACGATCTTAATGCAACCATTAAGATTCAATTGGATAAGGATGATTACGCAACTTGCGTGAGCGACGCGTTGAAAGATTACCAGAAGAAAGCGGTGATTGATGGTTTCCGGAAAGGGAAAACTCCTTTCGGTATTATCAAGAAAATGTACGGTAAAGCCGTTTTGATTGAGGAGATCAACAAGTTGATCGGAGAGAGTTTGTCTAATTATATCCAAGAGAACGATTTGAATATCTTGGGTGAACCACTTCCGAGCGAGACAGAACAGAAGGAGTTGAATTTGGATGAGGAAAGTTTCGAGTTTGTTTATGATATTGCTTTGTCTCCCGCGATGAACGTGAAATTGAGCAAAAGAGAGAAAGTTCCTTATTACATCATCAAGGTCGATGATGAAATGATAGACAAACAGATTGAAAGCATTTGCAAAAGCAATGGAGAGTTGACCCCGGTTGACATGATCGAGGGATCTGAATACGTGAAGGGTGAGTTGATCGAGTTGGGAGAAGATGGGAAACCCAAGGAAGGTGGAATCCATGTTGAAGATGCTTCATTGTCAGTTGAACACATGAAGGATGAAGAGCAAGTGAAAGTTTTCACTGGCAAGCAAGCCGGAAACGAAGTGATTTTCAACCCGTCCAAAGCTTATCCCAACAAAACGGATTATGCTGCTTTGTTACAAATAAGCAAGGAAGAGGCCGAGCATGTTACTTCTGATTTCTGCTTTATCATTAGCGAGATCAAACGTTACGTTGAGGCAGAAGTGAACCAGGCCTTATTTGATAAAGTTTACGGGGAAGGTAACGTGAAGAGTGTTGAGGAGTTCCGTGCCCGTGTGAAAGAAGATTTGGCTAAACAGTTCAAAGCTCATAGCGAGTACCGTTTGACGGTAGATGCTCGTGACAAGATGTTGAAGAAAAACGAGGATGTGGTTCTTCCTGAAGCATTCTTGAAGCGTTGGATGTTGGCTACCAATAAAGAATTAACTCAAGAGGCTGTTGATAAAGATTTCGATTCTTATCGGGATGAATTCAAGTGGCAGTTGATCAAGGGCGATATGATCAAAGAAAATAACATAAAAGTTGAGGACGAGGATATGAAGGTTGTTGGACGTGAGGTTGCTGCCGCTCAATTACAACAATACGGGTTATACGGTTTGTCAGACGAGCAATTGGATGGTTTTGCCGTTCGTTTGCTTGAGAATGAGAAACAGCGTGCCAGTCTTTACGACCGAGCATTGGAAAACAAGATTTTCAGTGTTATTAAAGAGGGCGTGAAATTGGAAGAGCAAGAGATATCTATGGAGGATTTCGGAAAGTTGTTCGAGAAGTAA